DNA sequence from the Lycium barbarum isolate Lr01 chromosome 5, ASM1917538v2, whole genome shotgun sequence genome:
AGCTTACTTTATTCACGGAACTGTACAATATTTATACTAGAACAAAAAGATCAGAAAAAACTAATCAATCCCTAATTCATAGGAGCCTTAAATCAAGGGATTTCCTCTTAACTATTTTCCTAAAATAACTCCTAATATCTTTTCCTAAAATACATCATATCACATATTTATAGGAGCAGATTATAATCAAATCTGCCAGCTCATTCACAGAGCAGATTGTGATTAGATCTGTCAGCTCATTCgacactccccctcaagttggCATGTACATGTCGAACATGCCTAACTTGCTGACAAAGGTCTCAAAGGTAGTTCTGAAAAGACCTTTTGTGAAAATATCTGCAACTTGTTCTTTTGTTGGTACAAAAGGGATACACACGCTTCCATCTTCAATCTTCTCTTTAATGAATTGTCTGTCCACTTCAACATGCTTTGTTCTGTCATGTTGAACTGGATTATGAGCAATGCTTATGGCAGCCTTATTGTCGCAATATAACTTCATTGGCAGACTCATAGGTCTTCTTAGTTCTTGCAATAATCTGTTGAGCCATAACATTTCACAAATTCCATGTGCCATGGATCGATACTCAGCCTCAGCGCTACTTCGAGCCACCACGTTTTGCTTCTTACTTCTCCATGTCACTAAATTTCCCCATACAAATGTGCAATATCCAGATGTAGACCTTCTATCTGTAGATGAACCAGCCCAGTCCGCATCCGTATAAGCCTCAACACTTCTTTGCTCATTCTTTCTGAAGAACAACCCTTTCCCAAGGGAACTCTTTAGATACCTTAGGATTCGATAAACAGCTTCTCGGTGTTCTTCTCGTGGAGAATGCATGAATTGACTGACTAGACTCACAGCAAAGGCGATATCAGGTCTAGTATGAGACAAGTAAATCAACTTGCCTACCAATCTCTGATATTGGCCCTTATCAATCAATTTTCCTTCCTTTGCAAACTTTACATTTGGGTCAATTGGAGTTTCAGCTGGTCTACAATCACTTATTCCTGTTTCTTTTAACAGATCAAGAACATACTTCCTTTGTGAGACTATAATCCCTTTCTTTGATTGTGCAACCTCCATGCCAAGAAAATACTTCAGTGGGCCTAAGTCCTTTATCTCAAATTCTGAGGCAAGACGTtcctttaaattttttatttcaacCACATCATCTCCTGTGAGGATGATATCATCGACGTACACTATAAGAACTGTTGTTTTTCCTTCTAGTGAATGTCGAGTAAACAATGTGTGATCTGCTTGTCCTTGCACATACCCTTGCTTCTTCACGAATTGAGTAAATCTTTCGAACCAAGCCCATGGAGACTGTTTGAGGCCATAAAGAGATTTTCTAAGTCTACATATCTTTAACTTGTACTTCTCTTCAAAACCTGGCGGGGTGTCCATATAGACTTCTTCCTCTAATTGCCCATTCAAGAAAGCATTCTTCACATCTAACTGTTGAAGAGACCAATCAAGATTTACCGCGATTGTCAAGAGAACTCTAATTGAGTTTAGCTTAGCTACTGGAGCAAACGTCTCGACATAGTCAATGCCATATGTTTGCATAAATCCCTTTGCTACTAGGCGGGCCTTATACCTCTCCAAGGACCCGTCTGATTTGAATTTGGTGGTGAACACCCATTTTCACCCCACTGGTTTTTTTCCTTTTGGTAGATCCACCAACTCCCATGTCTCATTTTTTTCAAGAGCTCGCATTTCCTCCAAAATAGCCTCCTTCCACTCGGGAACTCGTAGAGCATCCTGCACATTTTTTGGAATCTCCACACTAGAAAGTTGTGAAGTAAAGGCTGAATAACTATGAGACAACTTTTTATAGGACACAAACATAGAAATAGGATATTTAGAGGGATTTCTAACACCTTTGCGTTTTGCAATAGGAAGATCCAGATCTGAGAAGGAATTAGAATTAGAATCAGCTGGAAGATTACCTTGGATTCCAGTAAGGTCCCGCGGAACTGACTGTTGATAGTGTTGAGAATTTTCGGTCTTTTTTCCTTGAGTTCGGTTCCTTCTCGAATACACCTGTATTTCTTTTGTTTGTTCTCTGTTTCCATTTTTAATTTTGTCATCTGAAGGCTCTACAGGTTCATTATCAGAGTTCTTATCATTTAAGTCACTTGGGTCCCTATTATCTCTTGGATCACACTTATTCATATCTTCTCCTATATCCCTCACATTAGCATTTATTGTAAAGTCTAGCTCCGTATTTGTCTGATGTCTAGTTTCCTCAATATCCCAAAAAGACGAATCTTCACCTACATGATACTCCCCCTGAAGATGAGTAGTAAAATGGAGTAGGGACTCAAAAAAAGTTAGATCCATTGTGACAATTATCCTTCTAGCATGTGGATCATAACACTTATATCCCTTTTGACTTGGAGCATATCCTACAAAAACACACTTCTTAGCTCGCGGTTCAAGTTTACTACGATTATGAGGATGAATATGAACAAACGCTGTACACCCAAAAACCTTCAGTGGCAGATCTGCAGTTAGTCTAGAACTAGGAAAACTCTCTCTGAATACATTAAAAGGTGTTCTAAATTTGAGAGGTCGGGATGGCATCCTATTAATAAGGTAAGTAGCAGTCAAGAGAGCCTCTCCCCAAAGGTACTGTGGAGCTTTACTAGTAAACATTAAAGCCCTCGTTACCTCTAAAAGGTGCCTATTCTTCCTTTCTGCGATGCCATTTTGTTGAGGTGTATCTGGACAAGAGCTTTGGTGTACTACCCCATTTTTTCTGAAAAAACTTCCTAATTGTTCATTAAAAAATTCACGACCATTATCACTTcgaaaaatcttgattttttcaTTAAATTGTGTTTCTACCATgacatagaaagtttcaaacacatTTTTTACCTCTGTTTTGTCCTTCAATAAATAAACCAACTCAGTCTAGTAtgatcgtcaataaaagttacaAACCATCGCTTTCCAGACATTGTTGAAATCCTAGATGGTCCCCAAACATCACTATGAATCATCGTAAAAGGCTTTGAAGCCTGATACTTTTGAGAGGGAAAAAAAGATTGGTGATGCTTAGCCATTTCACAGAATTCACATTGGaacaaagacggatttttatttctaaatagTTGAGGTAACAAATGTCTTAAATAATAAAAACTAGGATGTCCAAGCCTATAGTGCCAAAGCATGACTTCATTCAAAACAGAAGTAGAGTTCAAACAAATTGGATTTAGTTGTAGTGAGTTGTTCCCATTCTCAAGAAAATAAAGACCTCCAGATTCTCTAGCACTGCCAATCGTCTTCCCCGAGACCTTGTCCTGAAATTCACACAAATCAGAGTAAAAAATAGCACGACAATTAAGAGAACGGGTTAATTTACTAACAGAACCCAGGTTGCAAGAAAGTTTTGGAACATGAAGGATATCATGAAGTGCAAGAGATGGTGATAGTTTAACAGTTCCTTTTCCAGCAATTGCAGAGAAGGAACCATCAGCTATCTTGACTTTATTATTCCCTGCACAAGGAGTGTAAGTAGAGAAAAAATGGGAACTTCCTGTCATGTGATCACTAGCTCCTGAATCTATGATCCAAAGATTTATTTGGTTAGATTTGGCACTAAGAAAAGCGTACGGTACAGTACCTGTTTCAGCAAAAGAACAAGAAGGATTAGAAGGATTTGGTGCACTAGGACGAAATTGTGGAGATTGAAGGAGTTTGTGTAGAATTTCCAGTTGTTCCTTTGTGAATGGAGATGTTTCTAGAGAAGATTGTTGTCCCTGATCAAAACAAGTTTAGAAAGCCTGACCATGTTGATATTGAGAGCCACGATTATCAACTCCTTTCTTCTTCCAGTTTGGTGGTTTCCCATGAATCTTCCAACATGTTTCACGGGTGTGCCAGTGTTTTTTACAATGATCGAACCATggctttttctttttgttgtctTCATTTTTCACTGTTACAAGAGCTGAAGAGTCTATGGCAGGTTTTAGTTCATGGTTAAAATCAGATTTTAGCATAACTTTCCTCCTAGTTTCCTCTCTCCTAACTTCAGAAAAGGTTTCACGAAGTGAGGGCAAAGGATTATTTCCTAGGATTCGTGACCTAACCTCGTCAAACTCCCGGTTTAGTCCTGCTAAAAAAAGGTAAACTCTCTcattttcttcccttctttttgCTTTCACACTATCCACCGGACACTCCCATTCATCAGTGTAACACTGGTCTAATTCCTGCCACAGAGACACCATTTCATTATAATAAGCAGTGACTTCCCTCTCACCCTGCTTAGCTTGCCATAGTTTAATTTTTAACTCAAAAATTTGAGAGGCATTTTCTACATCAGAATATGTCTCCCTAACAGCTTCCCACACATCTTTAGCAGTGGGTAGAAAAAGATAAGGTTTACCTATGACTGGTTCCATGGAATTTATTAGCCAGGCAATCACGAGTGAGTTCTCTGATCTCCAAGTTTTCAACTTTGGGTCTCCGACTTCTGGCTTTTTCGTCTCTCCGGTCAGATGTCCCAACTTTCCACGGCCATCGATTGCAAGCTTTACGGACTGTGCCCATTCCAGATAGTTCTTCCCATTTAATCTATGAGAAGTTAACTGGAAGGGCATGTGAGAAGCATTGCCTCCTTGTGCCATCAGATTTTCTGTCGAAGAAGAACTTTTGTCTTCTGTTTCAGAAGAATCTGTTTTGCCCATATGATATTAGGGATAAAACTcacgctctgataccatgaaagttTTCAGAGAATGCAAAGCTTACTTTATTCACAAAAATGTACAGTATTTATACTAGAACAAAAAGATCAGAAAAAACTAATCAATCCTTAATTCATAGGAGCCTTAAATCAAGGGATTTCCTCTTAACTATTTTCCTAGAATAACTCCTAATATCTTTTCCTAAAATACATCATATCACATATTTATAGTAGCAGATTATAATCAAATCTGCCAGCTCATTCACAGAGCAGATTGTGATTAGATCTGCCAGCTCATTCGATAACTGGCAATTGTAATGATTCTTTACACCATTGGCCTAGTTTAATATATGATCATAACTTAGTTGTCCTTTCTTACTAGGAGTAAATTAATTACTTGTTACACCTTATAAGAGAACTAACTGTAtaaatatttggaaaaaaaagtCCCTTACATTTGGGGATATCGGTTCAAATTGGTTTCTTAAATATACTCCTAAACAGTTTTGGCCATTTAAATTTGCCAAAACTGATTATTTTCTGTCTCCTGTCAAATCTTTAATAAACTCCGATTGATACATCTAATAGAAACTGTGGAAAATAAAAAGGATATAACATAAGCTCACATTTGAAGGTGCATGTTTGTAGTTTCTGTTATATTTGGTCTAGTCTTGGAGTCTGATTCAGCTTTTTGAGTTATAGTTTTTACTGCTTTTTATCTATTTTTAATGTCTAGTTCAACTTTTGATGTTGCGGTTTTTGAGATGTGGCGCCGGTCTTTCTTATATCTTTTCTTTTCACAGTTCTCATAAAATCTAACACCCGGAGTTAGTTAACTACTTCAAGTAAACCAAAAGTGACTTCTAACAAATTTAGAATACCATGaccatttttgttattttcttaatatttgTTACCCCATGAGTGCATAATACAAATCTCACAGTTTTTCGCTTTGGTCTTCTGATACAGGCTTCCCTAGCCGGAGACAGGATAAAACAATGGGGAGGAGACGCAAAGGCCAAAGAAAATGGTGAAAACCTTGTTAGCTGAGTGCCAGCCAAATTGAAATTATACTGCCTGTTTAGTCTGGATGCCACAAAAGATTATACAAAGTATAATAGCTTGCATGTAATGTATGTCAATTCTTTCAATGAGAAAATTATCCAGGGCATGTGTTGGTTGAGGCATGAATAAGATGAGTaaattcttcttttcttttgcattGCCAGAATGACACGCACAAATCGAGAATGCTCCTTTGCTTTGCATTAGTCTTTTAAGTTCTCAACATCTTTGTATTTACCAGTAACTACGTTCATTGTGCAGTGTCTGCCAAAAGGAATCAACTAATTTCTTGCTTTAACTGACACAATGGATACTTACTCATTTTACTCTTAGAAATGTCCAATAATTGACGGTAAAACATTTCAGACCTCTATAATCAGTATATCGACATTAGCAACGTAAATCCAAAATACAAATCAatagtatttcatttgaaaggtccAACATACTGATCAATCTGACTGCTCCTTCACTTTTGAGACCTCACATTGGCATACAAATACTTGTCTACTAGATCAGAGGATCAGAAAAGAAATTTTCAGGCGGTTCATTTGTATGCCTCATTTTCTGGAAATAGGTAAACATCAAAGCATATTGAAAGAAAGAAAATCTCTTTTATAATGTGTGCGTTTAATTATCTCATTATTTCCATTCCCCTTTTCCGTATCCCCCAGTGTACGgggaaaaattaaaagaaaagggaaaaggaaTGGATTTTATCATTACTCTAAATAGTACTGGTTCGCTAGGATTTAATAGAAAGAAAAACCATGAAAATGCAAACAGAAAACAAATGCAAAGTACAGGGCATAGTAGAATTGATATTTGCTAATCATATTAAAGCATGGTAGTAATATACAACAGGCATTAGAACGGTAATACACATCAGCCTATACCAATAATAAAGAATAGTAAGCTAAACAACAAACATCTTTACAGGTATGTATATGCTTCATTTTTGCAAAAATAGTGCAGCTCCAACCAAAGCTATCCATACTGTTAAAATTGCCCAGAATGATTGGCTTTTCTCGAAACCAACTGGCCGCTTCCAGACCAGAAAGTCCCCCACCCAGTCCCTGTTTGGAAGCTGATTCGTTGTAGACTGACTTTGTCTTTCATTACTGTCCTTGTTTTTATCGGTCCATGATCCAGCATAACTACATcaaaaaaggaagaagagaaGGAAGGGAATTTAGCACAGATGTTTGGAATCACTCAGCCATAGGAAGCAAGAGTCCTTGTAGCCACATGATTCTTTAAAGAATTGCTTTGTAAGAATATTATCGTGAATAAAGAGTTCTCCGTAAAGTTGCGAAAACGAGCAAACAGCCTAATATTttgtaaagaagaagaagaaaacaatgtGATTCACCTATTCATCATTTGTATATGTTAAATCAAAATGCTGAGAACTCCATACTAATGTGTTATAACTGTTGATGCATATTACACCAGATCGTGGCCTCGGGTACTACACACATGTTGTCATTCAGTTACTGCTAATCTACTTGAATGGGTAAATGAGTCAAAATGagtttaattcaatcaatttctAACTTCAGAAGGTTTGTCTCTAATGCAAATAATTGGATTACCCAAGAAGTAACAAGCTTCAGCCCTTTATAAAGGTCTTATATTTCATACCCCTTAAAATTGGCACATTACAAGTTAAAAAGAAAACAAAGTACAAAAGAGAGAAGGTACTCCCATCCATGAAGCCAAATACTTCAAAatgacaaaagaaaaaagaaataactgAGAAAAGAAACGAAGAGAAAACAAGCCCTCAACAATTTATTCATCGAGAGCGTCAACACAAGAAAGAATCCTCTGTTGATTATCTGAAGACACATTCCTAAACAGTGGACCTCCGCTATCCACTTCTGTTTAGAAATTTGCATTTGATGGCAAAAGAGGGAAGAGAGAGGGAGCATAGTGGAATCGTATGCAGTTCCATCTTTTGTAATCCTTGCATCTTGTTGATGTCTTTTAATGAAACTACCTACTTCATCAAAAAAGATAATTTCAATAATCGTTCAACTACCCTGCTACTTCTATGCTTTAACCTATACATGTCTTGGAGGCATATACTACACTAGTTTCCAATAATTCACGGATGCGAAAATTAGCACACAAAGGAATGCAAAcagctttaattttttttcttcgcCGCATATCTGCTACCTACTTGAGAAAAAGCCCAAAATCATCCACTAAATTCAGACATCCACTCGAAACAGTCCTTATTGTTTAAGGTGGAGCACTAATAGTCATTCATCTTTTTATAACTGATGCAATTTTAGTCTACCTAACTGACTGTCGTCTATAACAAACGGATACTTCATGTGCCTTCACCTTCTCCAAAATACAAAGTAAGAGATTGCTTTGTTCCTGCAATAGTCTATCATTCTCTGTTTGAAGGCATAACTAAGAATTGCTATCAATCAAATCTACTCCGAATCAAATAAAGATTAAGGGCATTAAAAAAGAATTGGTGGACAAACAGTTATTTGTATTTCCACTAAGCCGTAACATCTCTTGTGGTGAAGAATCACACAGCCTCAGTTATTATTATTGTGCTTTCGTATAGCTCCAAAGTCCAAATGCAGGAACTCGATTTCCAGCTCTTGCTTAACGGGCTTGACACGGATTATTTATGCATATCAAGTCTATTTCTCAACACTAATACAGGATTTGGGTCAAAGCTATTAATTCTACCAAACAAGTAATATGCATCGTGGATTCGATCCTGCCTCTTTTTGTTGTTTGCTTCTTATTAACGCGTGAGTTACTCTTGATGTATCTAACAAGATAGCTACTAGGACATGACAGAAACAATGGAATCTGTATGATGGATATCTGATCCAAAGTTAGAATGCAGTTAAACCTCAGGCAAGAATTGAGTTGCTACATATTGTTTCTTATACCCTTCAACAAAGTGTTCTGTGTACTTATAGCAAAATAGTTACGCTTATAGCCTATAGGAGTATCTTTCCTTTCTCTAGAATCAAACTCCCGCACATGAAAACTTCCTCCGAGCGCCAACTGATTTTGTGGAGCGAGTCTGAAAACCGATCACCTTTCACTAGATGGTACGTAGTCAAAATTGTTTAATTAGGGGAGAACTGAGAAGAACATGATTTTTTTGGGGTAAGTAGAAAGTAGAAAGTAAAAGGAACGTGAAGTAGTTCAGTAGTATTTTGTTTCTGACATGAAGTATCTGTTAGTTAGAGACGGAAGCAGTTACCTAAGACTAAAAGTGCACCAATTATAAAAAAATGAAGGACTATTTGTGCTCCACCTTAAATAATACTGACTATTTTGAGTGGATATCCAAATTTAGAGGATGATTTTGGGCCTTTCCTCACctacctcccaccagcatagGTACCAGTAACTCTGCCCAATTACCTCTGCCAGTGCGCATTAAGGTTTTGGCagatgagaagaaatcacctagtgttttttgtCTCTGCCGAAACTTGAACCCTGATTTTGAAGGTTTACCCCTAAGTCACACCCTTAGGTGCCAATACAAAGGACTTTCATTAAATTATCGTTACAACTATAATGAGCTAGTAATATCGTGCTCAAGTCACTATCCTATTAAAAAAACGAACTAACCACTAAAGAACAATATTGATTGCCCCAGGCACTTGCATATCATGCCCGCCGCATAGAAGCAAGTAATTGGTACTGTTTTATttaacatacccaatataatattaGACGAATGGAACTTACCTATCATAGCTAGAACCAATTAGTGGTATGGTAACCATTTCTTCTTGAGATATCTTCAGCTTAGGTGCTTGCAATATATAGCGAAGCTCTGCAGCTTGACGTCGGATGCTGATACTGGGATGTTTCCTTTCTAGTTGCTTATACAAATCAATGCAGTCTGCGTGGCGGTTATTTGCTTCATAAGCCATAGCAAGCCATATTTGTATCTGAAAGTTCAATTTGCAAATGCAATTAGTAACAAAAAACAGCACATCTTGTGTGTGGTTACTCAGGAAGTAGCTCACCACTAACCTCTCCACCAAACAAGGTTGGTCTAGGAATGATAGTGAGAGCACCTTCAAGGAACTCTATAGCACGTCCATACATGCCCTTCCCATAAGCCTTCTGGCCCAAATCAAACATTAATTGAGCAGTTTTCCTGCGTTCTGCTTGCTCCTTTGCCACCTAAATTTCAGACCAGAATTtaaaaaatgatgattttgagattAAAGGATCTGAAATCTCTCATCAAAACGAAATCCTTATAACACAGTAAGTATAATACGGAGCATGCAAGTGAAATATATGCAATAATAGTTGTTAGGATTAGTTTTCAGCAAATTTCTACTCTGTGAAAACAGCTCTTCGACGGTTTCTTGCTTGCAAATACATATTACTCAAATTAGAATACCATTTGCAACTACTGGAAAATTTCGTAGGTTTTAACTGTTGATGCACTAAAAAATCTGGTGCTACAGAGTACTCTGAAATAGTTCTCCCATTTCTGCAATTTCATATACAATTTTGCAGTTGCATGTTACCCACTATAGTTTGCTCACTGGCTACCACGCTTCAAAGTTAACTTACTAACTACTTAATAGTCACTAAATCCAAAATCCACCCCGACTACAGTTTCAAAAGTGATGCTATTAATAGCAGTTAGTTAAACCTAGACGAAAGATGAATAAATTATTAATAGTACACTGGAAAAGGCCACATTGATCCTTTCTTAGGTAGCAGCAGCAGCAGCTATTTATCTCCAAGTGCTAATACTTAAAACAGGTGATATACTATGAAGAAAAAAAGAATCTCATGGGTACATAAATATAAACTTTCAGGTTCCTTTGGTTCATCTAACGGTGTTGAGACCATAGCATGTTACATGAAAGCACCGCTTTCTCTATAGTGTTGTCACACAGCTGTCTACCTAGAAGAGCAACTCGCTATGTAGTGTTGTCACACAAGATATCACAATTTATGAGAAAGGtattactatttggggagtcAAACAATTTTTCCTTTGactataattttctcaaacttcCTAGAAATATTTCAAATCATTAGTTATGTTGACTTTGTAGTATTCAAGtatgttaattttattttaaaatattttaaaaatccaTACCAGAAATAGTCAAAGTTAAAGTGTTTTGACCCTCGTGCTCAAACACCTTCACATCAATTGGAACATAGTAAGTACATGAATAACAAGGCATGGATTGTTATAACATCCATAATAATACAGGGAATGATATACTATAAACCAAAGTTTAAGGCTATGATAACTTCTTTTTCTCCAGCAAACTAGATGAGCTCTAAGGATCGTGTGGTTGTTGGTTAGGAAGTGAGTTATTCATGTATCAGAACCAACATAACCAGTACCACATttggtagcattttagttgttgtgcaTAAAATCCAGCACACCAAGTACGGTATTTGGTTATTAGTTTACAAtaccgcataactaatacatgtatagcTTATGAAGGAATGTATGTATAACTTATGAGAGAATCTATGtcctccctctgtttcaatttgtttgtcttacttcctTTTTAATccgtttaaaaaaaattgtctcttttcttttttttagcAACTCTTTAATTCTAACTTTGCACGAAATATGTTTAAGACCTCAAGATTAAAGAGCATTTTGGTACCTTCCACGTAACTTTAATTTAAAACCTTCTATACTTACTTAAACTTCGTACCAATTCAAAATCATtgaaaacggagggagtacatgaataactaaactcAAATCCCCACATAACTGTAACCAGCAATCAAACGACCCCTAAAGATTTAACTACAACAATAAAGGAAGAAGGCCTCACCTTTTCGAGCTCTCTTCTTACTCTTTCGCGCTTCTCCTCTTCAGTCTCTTCACTACTTTCACCTTCTTCATCATCATACTCCTCATCAACACTATTCTGCAATTCCTCAGCTTTCTTCTCCAAGTCCTTCATCTCCTCTATATCTTTCACTCTCTTCCTCATTTCTTTCTCCCAATCAAACTCTTCTCCTCCACCACTTTCTCCTCCTTCATTTCCATTCTCATCATCACTTGTATTCTCATAATCAACCTCACCTACTTTCCCATTCACTTTTCCTCTAAACCCCACTTTGGGATTTAGTACTCTTTCTCTTTCACTATCGAATCCACTAGAAGAAGCATGCATGCTTTGATTGCATGGGGGGTCTTTCTTGACAAAGAAGTTCAAAAG
Encoded proteins:
- the LOC132641135 gene encoding uncharacterized protein LOC132641135 isoform X1; this translates as MAVVVGNITLLLDGTHVTTPRAVVLPDRKTRDVLLNFFVKKDPPCNQSMHASSSGFDSERERVLNPKVGFRGKVNGKVGEVDYENTSDDENGNEGGESGGGEEFDWEKEMRKRVKDIEEMKDLEKKAEELQNSVDEEYDDEEGESSEETEEEKRERVRRELEKVAKEQAERRKTAQLMFDLGQKAYGKGMYGRAIEFLEGALTIIPRPTLFGGEIQIWLAMAYEANNRHADCIDLYKQLERKHPSISIRRQAAELRYILQAPKLKISQEEMVTIPLIGSSYDSYAGSWTDKNKDSNERQSQSTTNQLPNRDWVGDFLVWKRPVGFEKSQSFWAILTVWIALVGAALFLQK
- the LOC132641135 gene encoding uncharacterized protein LOC132641135 isoform X2, giving the protein MAVVVGNITLLLDGTHVTTPRAVVLPDRKTRDVLLNFFVKKDPPCNQSMHASSSGFDSERERVLNPKVGFRGKVNGKVGEVDYENTSDDENGNEGGESGGGEEFDWEKEMRKRVKDIEEMKDLEKKAEELQNSVDEEYDDEEGESSEETEEEKRERVRRELEKVAKEQAERRKTAQLMFDLGQKAYGKGMYGRAIEFLEGALTIIPRPTLFGGEIQIWLAMAYEANNRHADCIDLYKQLERKHPSISIRRQAAELRYILQAPKLKISQEEMVTIPLIGSSYDR